The Carnobacterium mobile DSM 4848 genome includes a window with the following:
- the trhA gene encoding PAQR family membrane homeostasis protein TrhA, with product MKSSPVFTKKYLIVNEVLNAVTHGIGVGLSVAGLIVLILKGVQSGSTLELVSYCIFGASLILLYLCSTLYHSLIFTPARKLFKIFDHSSIYILIAGSYTPLCLITVGGTKGWALFYTVWLIAFLGVIYKSIWVEKFKNISTLLYIGMGWLCLVAIKELYIGLGTSGFALLLAGGLSFTIGAAFYSMRSVKFMHVLWHLFVMAGTAFIYFTVLLHA from the coding sequence ATGAAAAGTAGTCCAGTTTTTACAAAAAAATACTTAATTGTTAATGAAGTGTTAAATGCGGTCACTCATGGAATAGGTGTGGGTTTAAGTGTAGCTGGTTTAATTGTCTTGATCTTGAAAGGTGTGCAATCTGGATCGACACTAGAATTAGTTTCATACTGTATTTTTGGAGCGTCGCTTATTCTGCTTTATTTATGTTCCACTCTTTATCATAGTCTAATTTTTACTCCTGCTAGAAAATTATTTAAAATTTTTGATCATAGCAGTATTTATATTTTGATTGCTGGAAGTTATACGCCGTTGTGCTTGATTACAGTTGGAGGCACAAAAGGCTGGGCACTTTTCTATACCGTGTGGCTGATCGCTTTTTTAGGTGTTATCTACAAAAGTATTTGGGTAGAAAAGTTTAAAAATATTTCCACTTTGTTGTATATCGGTATGGGATGGTTGTGTTTGGTTGCTATTAAAGAACTGTATATAGGTTTAGGTACGAGCGGCTTTGCTTTATTGTTAGCAGGAGGTTTGTCTTTTACGATCGGTGCAGCTTTTTATAGTATGCGTTCAGTGAAATTTATGCATGTTTTATGGCATCTATTTGTAATGGCGGGCACAGCATTTATTTACTTTACTGTCTTATTACACGCTTAA
- a CDS encoding peptide ABC transporter substrate-binding protein, with protein sequence MKKAGAAIFLAMVMFTLAACSGGKESNDPSSTSSSQKMSATATGELATLDSALYSDVTSSDAIGQIFEGLYRIDSENNPELGLAESDPIVNDAGTVYTFKLRNTSWSNGDPLTAEDFVYAFQKVVDPENGSPSSNQMDIFKNAAAIRNGEMDLNELGVKALDEKTLELTLENPITYLPKLLTGTPFFPQNKAFATEQGQKYGTNSDTITSNGPFIISKWNGTNLKWTFTKNPDYWDAKNVKMEQIDIEVIKETSTGVNLFENGDVQYTTLANEYAKQYKDSADYQTQLKFLYGYLSYNEKREATGNVHLRKALSLAVNKEAFTKTILNDGSEALNGIIPANYANNPETHEDFRTENGDFLAYDVEAAQTEWKKAQEELGISEIDLELLTSDTEASKKTGEYLQAQFEQNLPGVSVHLRNVPLKNRLELTNKGEFDMAFSTWTPDYEDPINFLEIYQSTSGLNSSGYVSEAYDQGIEEIRSTLALKPLDRWEKMLELEQLLIEKDAVITPIYQGAQAYLLAPEVKGLVILPLGRTVSYRMASIED encoded by the coding sequence ATGAAAAAAGCAGGAGCAGCTATTTTTCTAGCAATGGTTATGTTTACTTTAGCGGCGTGTAGCGGCGGGAAAGAGTCGAATGATCCATCATCTACTAGTAGTTCACAAAAAATGAGTGCAACAGCAACCGGAGAATTAGCTACATTAGACAGTGCTCTATATAGTGATGTCACAAGTTCTGATGCGATTGGGCAAATTTTTGAAGGATTGTATCGAATTGATAGCGAAAATAATCCGGAATTAGGTTTAGCAGAAAGTGATCCTATAGTTAATGATGCAGGCACCGTCTATACTTTTAAATTAAGAAATACGTCATGGTCAAACGGCGATCCACTGACAGCCGAAGACTTTGTTTACGCTTTTCAAAAAGTAGTGGATCCTGAAAATGGATCACCGAGCTCAAATCAAATGGATATTTTTAAAAATGCTGCTGCCATTCGTAATGGTGAAATGGATTTGAATGAATTAGGGGTGAAAGCTCTTGATGAAAAGACATTAGAGCTAACATTAGAAAATCCGATTACTTATTTGCCTAAATTATTGACCGGTACACCTTTCTTCCCGCAAAATAAAGCATTTGCAACCGAACAAGGACAAAAATATGGAACCAATAGTGATACCATAACTTCTAACGGACCTTTTATCATTTCTAAATGGAACGGCACAAACTTAAAATGGACCTTCACAAAAAATCCTGATTATTGGGATGCAAAAAATGTCAAAATGGAACAAATCGACATAGAAGTAATTAAAGAAACCAGTACTGGCGTAAATCTATTTGAAAATGGCGACGTTCAATACACTACATTAGCCAATGAATACGCCAAACAGTATAAAGATTCAGCAGACTACCAGACTCAATTAAAGTTTTTATACGGATATCTTTCCTATAACGAAAAACGGGAAGCGACAGGAAATGTACATTTACGCAAAGCTCTTTCTTTAGCTGTGAATAAAGAAGCCTTCACAAAGACCATTTTAAATGATGGTTCTGAAGCACTAAATGGGATCATTCCAGCAAATTATGCTAATAATCCAGAAACTCATGAAGATTTCCGAACTGAGAATGGTGATTTCTTAGCTTATGATGTGGAAGCTGCTCAAACAGAGTGGAAAAAAGCCCAAGAAGAATTAGGTATTTCTGAAATTGATTTAGAACTATTGACTTCTGATACCGAAGCTTCTAAAAAGACAGGAGAATATTTACAAGCTCAATTTGAACAAAATTTACCAGGAGTTTCCGTTCATTTGCGTAATGTTCCATTGAAGAATCGACTTGAATTAACGAATAAAGGCGAATTTGACATGGCTTTTTCAACGTGGACACCAGATTATGAAGATCCCATCAATTTCTTGGAAATTTATCAATCTACTAGCGGATTAAATTCTAGCGGATATGTTAGTGAAGCCTACGATCAAGGGATTGAAGAAATTCGCTCTACACTTGCACTTAAACCATTAGACCGTTGGGAAAAAATGTTGGAACTTGAGCAGCTGCTGATTGAAAAAGATGCTGTCATTACGCCCATTTACCAAGGAGCTCAAGCTTATTTACTCGCACCAGAAGTTAAAGGATTAGTGATATTGCCTTTAGGTCGTACAGTATCTTACCGAATGGCTTCGATTGAAGACTAA